A part of Pristiophorus japonicus isolate sPriJap1 chromosome 15, sPriJap1.hap1, whole genome shotgun sequence genomic DNA contains:
- the LOC139281634 gene encoding HEAT repeat-containing protein 1-like: MGKFMKPGKVVLVLAGRYAGSKGVILKGLFTLFAGQLVKPFAEILNQTNTVQTDETFFDSNKNTEKSCLLFQLVSNCMHKIFLSDTQPFVSKERADTLMMPFVDQLENMLGGEEAYNDGVTNHLIPCIAQFSVAIGDDSVWKPLNYQILLETRHSSPKVRFSALIILLELAGKLKENHMVLLPETIPFLAELLEDECEEVEHHCQKVIQQLEVILGEPLQSYF; encoded by the exons ATGGGAAAGTTTATGAAACCAGGGAAGGTGGTTCTGGTGCTGGCCGGCCGCTATGCTGGAAGCAAAGGTGTCATC CTAAAGGGTTTATTCACCTTGTTTGCTGGGCAGTTAGTGAAACCTTTCGCTGAAATACTGAACCAGACAAATACTGTCCAGACTGACGAAACTTTCTTTGACTCGAACAAGAACACAGAGAAATCTTGCTTACTGTTTCAATTAGTCTCCAACTGCATGCACAAAATCTTTCTCTCCGACACTCAGCCATTTGTCAGTAAGGAAAGAGCTGACACACTTATGATGCCCTTTGTAGATCAGCTGGAAAACATGCTGGGAGGCGAGGAGGCGTACAACGATGGAGTGACCAACCATCTTATCCCGTGTATAGCTCAGTTTTCTGTTGCTAttggtgatgactctgtctggaaACCACTGAATTACCAGATCCTGCTTGAGACAAGGCACAGCTCGCCAAAGGTGAGGTTTTCGGCTCTGAttatactgctggagttggctggtAAACTAAAGGAAAACCACATGGTGTTACTGCCAGAAACCATCCCTTTCCTGGCAGAGCTACTGGAAGATGAATGTGAAGAAGTGGAGCACCATTGCCAGAAAGTTATCCAGCAGCTTGAAGTCATACTTGGAGAACCACTGCAGAGCTATTTCTGA